One genomic window of Staphylococcus hsinchuensis includes the following:
- a CDS encoding MFS transporter, translating into MESSQTFEGDNRLLFGIFLGVITFWLFAQSLVNIVPDLQSSFNTNYGTINVAVSLTALLCGLFVVGAGGLADRYGRVKMTYVGLILSVIGSLFIIITGLTPFLVVGRAIQGLSAAFIMPSTLAIINEYYIGTRRQRALSYWSIGSWGGTGVCSFFGGIMSTFIGWRSIFVISILVALLAMYLMKHTPETKGLTNIEKEQGKFDYVGLVLLIVSMLSINLIITQAADHGITSPFILSMIVAFIMSTVAFVLYERKLRNPLIDFLLFKHKGYSGATISNFLLNAVTGTLIVGNTYFQSGLHFNAFQSGMMTLTYLVAVLVTIRAGEKLMQMMGAKRPMLLGAALNTIGILMISLSFLPLTLYIIMCVLGYLIYGLGLGVYATPSTDTAVSTAPESKVGVASGIYKMASSLGNSFGVAISAAIYGIVTSATNIHLGAMYGLWFNALLALLAFTAVLILVPKGQYNT; encoded by the coding sequence ATGGAGTCATCACAAACCTTTGAAGGAGATAATAGACTTCTTTTTGGAATATTTTTAGGTGTAATAACGTTTTGGTTATTCGCACAATCACTCGTCAATATAGTCCCTGATTTACAATCTTCGTTCAATACAAATTATGGAACGATCAATGTAGCAGTGAGTTTAACAGCATTACTCTGTGGTTTGTTTGTTGTAGGTGCAGGGGGTCTAGCGGACCGTTATGGTAGAGTGAAGATGACCTATGTGGGATTAATACTTAGTGTCATTGGTTCATTGTTTATTATTATTACTGGCTTAACGCCATTCTTAGTTGTAGGCCGAGCAATACAAGGCCTCTCAGCAGCGTTCATTATGCCTTCTACATTAGCGATTATTAATGAATATTACATAGGAACAAGACGTCAAAGAGCATTGAGTTATTGGTCAATTGGCTCTTGGGGAGGTACCGGCGTTTGTTCATTCTTCGGCGGTATTATGTCTACATTTATTGGTTGGAGATCAATCTTTGTAATCTCAATCCTCGTTGCGCTCCTCGCAATGTATTTAATGAAACACACACCCGAGACGAAAGGATTAACGAACATAGAAAAAGAACAAGGTAAATTTGATTATGTCGGTTTAGTATTACTGATTGTTTCGATGTTAAGTATCAACTTGATTATTACGCAAGCTGCAGATCACGGTATAACATCACCATTTATTCTAAGTATGATTGTTGCTTTTATTATGTCGACTGTTGCGTTTGTATTGTATGAACGCAAATTACGCAATCCGCTTATTGATTTTTTATTATTTAAACATAAAGGATATAGTGGGGCGACGATTTCTAACTTTTTACTTAACGCAGTCACAGGAACACTGATCGTTGGGAATACTTATTTTCAATCTGGATTGCACTTTAACGCCTTTCAGTCAGGTATGATGACACTTACATATCTAGTGGCAGTACTTGTGACGATTCGTGCAGGTGAAAAGCTCATGCAAATGATGGGAGCCAAACGTCCAATGCTATTAGGTGCAGCATTGAATACGATAGGTATTTTAATGATATCGTTATCCTTTTTACCATTAACGCTATATATCATCATGTGTGTATTAGGCTACCTCATTTATGGTTTAGGGCTGGGGGTTTATGCAACACCGTCCACAGATACAGCAGTTTCTACGGCTCCAGAGTCAAAAGTTGGCGTAGCTTCAGGTATTTATAAGATGGCCTCATCGTTGGGTAATTCATTTGGGGTAGCCATTTCAGCTGCCATTTATGGTATCGTTACATCTGCGACCAACATCCATTTAGGGGCAATGTATGGTTTATGGTTTAATGCTTTGTTAGCTTTATTAGCATTTACAGCAGTACTCATATTAGTGCCGAAAGGACAATATAATACGTAA
- a CDS encoding DUF805 domain-containing protein — protein MVEAYKDFWKRYFDFKGKSNVQEFWTPVLTHIVLVIIAIAIVSGIEHLHMLYLKNIVFTFLAILGLSIIIPTLAVTVRRFYDAGRKRLSAVILLFLAIILNICADFTHIYLLSFFCTALAKLMKLIIVLTALRSSKDVSAEELKWI, from the coding sequence ATGGTAGAAGCGTATAAAGATTTCTGGAAACGATATTTTGACTTTAAAGGCAAGTCGAATGTTCAAGAATTTTGGACGCCAGTACTCACACATATCGTTTTAGTAATTATCGCTATAGCTATTGTTAGTGGTATAGAACATTTACATATGCTTTATTTGAAAAATATTGTATTTACGTTCTTGGCTATATTAGGTTTATCAATTATTATTCCTACGTTAGCAGTTACTGTAAGACGCTTTTACGATGCAGGTAGAAAAAGATTATCAGCGGTTATATTATTATTTTTAGCTATAATATTAAACATATGTGCTGATTTTACGCATATTTACTTATTGTCTTTCTTTTGTACGGCACTTGCAAAATTAATGAAATTGATAATAGTGCTTACCGCGTTAAGGTCATCAAAAGATGTTTCTGCTGAGGAATTGAAATGGATATAA
- a CDS encoding osmoprotectant ABC transporter substrate-binding protein has product MKFKYIITLLVLCLTVLSGCSLPGLGNQRSGSEIKITALATSESQIMSHMLRLLIEHDTKGKIKPTIINNLGSSTIQHNALVNGDANMSGARYNGTDLTGALKEKPIKDPKKAMEATQRGFKQKYHQTFFDSYGFANTYALMVTKETAKKYHLNTVSDLKKHSKQLRIGVDSSWLERSGDGYKDFSKDYGIEFKKVRPMQIGLVYDALNSNRLDVAVGYTTDGRVDAYNLKVLKDDKRFFPPYAASPVATDEILKKHPELKDTINKMKGQISTKEMQQMNYKADGEGQEPAIVAQNYLKAHNYFENKEKGGHHE; this is encoded by the coding sequence ATGAAGTTTAAATATATAATCACGTTGCTTGTATTGTGTCTGACAGTGTTAAGTGGTTGCAGTTTGCCCGGTCTAGGCAATCAACGTTCCGGTTCAGAAATTAAAATCACAGCATTAGCGACGAGTGAATCACAAATTATGTCTCATATGTTGAGACTACTCATTGAACACGATACAAAAGGAAAAATAAAACCAACAATTATTAATAATCTCGGTTCGAGTACGATTCAACATAACGCTTTAGTAAATGGTGATGCGAATATGTCAGGAGCCCGCTATAATGGGACAGACTTAACAGGTGCATTAAAAGAAAAGCCAATCAAAGATCCAAAGAAAGCGATGGAAGCAACGCAACGTGGCTTTAAACAGAAATATCATCAAACGTTCTTTGATTCATATGGATTTGCTAATACTTATGCATTAATGGTGACTAAAGAAACCGCAAAAAAATATCATTTAAATACAGTTTCAGATTTGAAAAAACATAGTAAACAACTTCGAATCGGTGTTGATAGTTCTTGGCTTGAAAGGTCCGGAGATGGATACAAAGACTTTTCGAAGGACTATGGTATTGAATTTAAGAAGGTAAGACCTATGCAGATTGGTTTAGTTTATGATGCGTTAAATTCTAACCGTTTAGATGTTGCGGTAGGTTATACAACAGACGGACGTGTAGACGCCTACAATCTCAAAGTACTTAAAGATGATAAACGTTTCTTCCCACCGTATGCGGCAAGTCCTGTTGCCACAGATGAAATACTGAAGAAGCATCCTGAACTGAAAGATACGATTAATAAAATGAAGGGGCAAATTTCAACAAAAGAAATGCAACAGATGAATTACAAAGCAGACGGTGAAGGGCAAGAACCGGCTATAGTCGCTCAAAACTATTTAAAAGCACATAACTATTTCGAAAATAAAGAGAAAGGTGGTCACCATGAATGA
- a CDS encoding ABC transporter permease encodes MMAFLNKYGGQLASKTFEHFYISMIALLIAIIIAVPLGILLSKHKKVANVVLTVAGVLQTIPTLAVLAVMIPIFGVGKLPAIVALFIYVLLPILNNTVIGVQNIDKNIKQAGASMGMTQFQLMKDVELPLALPLILGGIRLSSVYVISWATLASYVGAGGLGDFVFNGLNLYDPMMIVSAAILVTLLALIVDFILSLVEKWAVPKGLKVTK; translated from the coding sequence ATGATGGCTTTCTTAAATAAATACGGCGGTCAACTCGCATCTAAGACATTTGAACATTTCTACATTTCAATGATTGCCTTGCTCATAGCGATAATCATAGCTGTGCCATTAGGAATATTATTATCGAAACATAAAAAGGTTGCCAATGTAGTATTAACAGTAGCGGGCGTCTTACAAACGATTCCTACTTTAGCTGTCCTAGCTGTAATGATTCCTATCTTTGGTGTAGGGAAATTACCAGCCATTGTCGCTTTATTTATATACGTATTGTTACCGATTTTAAATAATACAGTTATCGGCGTACAAAATATTGATAAAAATATTAAACAGGCTGGTGCAAGTATGGGCATGACACAATTTCAATTAATGAAAGATGTGGAACTACCTTTAGCCTTACCACTTATTTTAGGCGGTATTAGATTGTCTTCAGTTTATGTCATTAGTTGGGCAACGCTAGCGAGTTATGTCGGCGCAGGTGGTTTAGGAGACTTTGTATTTAACGGTTTAAATTTATATGATCCGATGATGATTGTGAGTGCAGCGATTCTCGTTACGTTATTAGCACTCATTGTGGATTTCATTTTATCACTTGTTGAAAAATGGGCCGTACCTAAAGGCTTAAAGGTAACTAAATAA
- a CDS encoding ABC transporter permease, with product MKGNLIQQIYEYYTMNFGYLWDLFIKHLLMSVYGVLFAAIIGIPIGILIARYSKLSWIVITIANIIQTVPVIAMLAILMLVMGLGPTTVVITVFLYALLPIIKNTFTGIQGVDANIKDAGKGMGMTQNQVLRLIELPLSLSVIIGGLRIALVVAIGVVAVGSFIGAPTLGDIVIRGTNATDGTTFILAGAIPIALIAILIDIGLRALEKKLDPANRTKKPQPQKVE from the coding sequence ATGAAAGGTAACTTAATTCAACAGATTTACGAATATTATACGATGAACTTTGGCTACCTCTGGGATTTATTTATTAAGCATTTATTGATGTCGGTTTACGGTGTTTTATTTGCAGCTATTATTGGTATACCTATTGGCATATTGATTGCTAGATATTCTAAGTTATCATGGATTGTTATAACAATTGCAAATATCATTCAAACTGTGCCAGTTATTGCGATGTTAGCGATATTAATGCTAGTGATGGGGCTCGGGCCAACCACAGTAGTCATTACAGTATTTCTTTATGCATTATTACCTATTATTAAAAATACATTCACAGGTATTCAAGGTGTAGATGCGAATATTAAAGATGCAGGTAAAGGTATGGGCATGACACAAAACCAAGTGTTACGGTTAATCGAATTACCGTTATCTTTATCAGTAATTATTGGCGGATTAAGAATTGCTTTAGTTGTTGCTATCGGTGTAGTTGCCGTTGGTTCATTTATCGGTGCACCGACATTAGGAGATATTGTCATTCGTGGGACAAATGCAACAGATGGTACGACGTTTATCTTAGCAGGTGCCATTCCAATCGCACTCATTGCGATATTAATTGATATAGGCTTGAGAGCACTTGAGAAAAAGTTAGACCCAGCTAATAGAACAAAGAAACCTCAACCTCAAAAGGTAGAATAA
- a CDS encoding YdeI/OmpD-associated family protein, whose protein sequence is MPEQESHPKVDAYIERQDKWNESFKLLRTLLQETELTEDYKWMHPCYTLKNKNVVIVQDFKHYCALLFEKGAIMEDRYKTLIQQTKNVQAARQLRFESLDEIEQRKEEIKWYIDEAIRIEKSGKKVPMKKTEDFEMPVELQNKFEEIPELKEAFDKLTPGRQRQYMLHIGQAKREQTRQQRVEKYVDHILAGKGMNDK, encoded by the coding sequence ATGCCAGAACAAGAAAGCCATCCAAAAGTAGATGCTTATATAGAAAGACAAGACAAATGGAATGAATCGTTTAAATTACTTCGTACTTTATTACAAGAAACAGAATTAACAGAAGATTATAAATGGATGCACCCTTGTTATACATTGAAAAATAAAAATGTTGTGATTGTTCAAGACTTTAAACATTATTGTGCATTGTTATTTGAAAAAGGTGCAATTATGGAGGATCGTTACAAAACATTAATTCAACAAACAAAGAATGTTCAAGCAGCACGCCAACTTAGATTTGAAAGCTTAGATGAAATTGAACAACGTAAAGAGGAAATTAAATGGTATATAGACGAAGCGATTCGAATTGAAAAGTCTGGTAAGAAAGTGCCAATGAAAAAAACAGAGGATTTCGAAATGCCTGTTGAATTGCAAAATAAATTTGAGGAAATACCTGAATTGAAAGAAGCATTTGACAAATTAACACCTGGAAGACAACGTCAATATATGTTGCATATTGGACAAGCCAAAAGAGAGCAAACACGACAACAACGCGTTGAAAAATATGTCGATCATATTTTAGCTGGAAAAGGTATGAATGATAAATAA
- a CDS encoding MFS transporter: protein MSPMRIITFILSIFIVGMVEMMVAGIMNLMSHDLHVSEAIVGQLVTLYAITFAIAGPILVKLTNRFAPKPVLLWTLFVFIAGNVIIAVAPNFPILVIGRILSSAAAALIVVKILALTALLTSPKHRGKMIGIVYSGFSGANVLGVPIGTIIGDWIGWRFTFLFIVAVSVLVGILMFIYVPQVQAQQVEQTTESAKQHRPSRILNTTEIIKYLGITFLLLVANSITFIYINPLMLKSGHTLTFVSITLLINGIAGVIGTSVGGFLSDRLTSKRWLTIATAVFMCMLLILNTTFSMTVLLLIVIFIWNIMQWSTNPAVQSGIIEHVEGDTSQVMSWNMSSLNAGIAIGGIIGGLVVSKLNVYATTYCSALIAFIALILIISLKKVRND from the coding sequence ATGTCACCCATGCGTATTATCACTTTTATATTAAGTATCTTTATCGTAGGCATGGTGGAAATGATGGTGGCAGGCATCATGAATTTAATGAGTCATGATTTGCATGTAAGTGAAGCTATCGTTGGACAACTTGTCACGTTGTACGCAATTACATTTGCGATTGCAGGGCCTATCCTTGTGAAATTAACGAATCGATTTGCGCCAAAACCTGTCTTATTGTGGACGTTATTTGTGTTTATCGCCGGAAATGTCATTATTGCAGTAGCACCTAATTTCCCTATATTAGTAATAGGAAGAATTTTATCTTCTGCAGCAGCGGCATTAATCGTTGTGAAAATTCTAGCATTAACAGCTCTGTTAACCTCACCAAAACACCGCGGGAAAATGATAGGAATTGTCTACTCAGGGTTTAGCGGTGCAAATGTATTAGGTGTACCGATTGGAACCATTATAGGAGACTGGATTGGTTGGCGTTTTACATTTCTATTTATAGTTGCTGTCAGTGTGCTCGTAGGTATATTAATGTTTATTTATGTCCCTCAAGTTCAAGCGCAACAAGTTGAACAAACGACAGAAAGTGCCAAACAACATAGACCCTCTCGTATCTTAAACACTACAGAAATTATAAAATATTTAGGTATCACATTCTTATTATTAGTAGCTAATTCGATAACTTTCATTTATATTAATCCACTTATGTTAAAAAGTGGCCATACTTTAACTTTCGTTTCAATTACTCTTTTAATTAATGGTATTGCAGGTGTCATAGGTACTTCAGTAGGTGGATTTTTATCAGATAGGTTAACGAGTAAACGCTGGTTAACAATTGCCACTGCAGTATTTATGTGCATGTTGCTTATTTTAAATACAACATTCTCTATGACGGTATTGTTATTAATTGTTATTTTTATTTGGAATATCATGCAATGGAGTACGAACCCAGCAGTACAAAGCGGTATTATTGAACATGTTGAGGGAGATACTAGTCAAGTGATGAGTTGGAATATGTCTAGTTTAAATGCCGGTATTGCAATTGGGGGCATCATCGGCGGCTTAGTTGTTTCTAAACTCAACGTATATGCGACCACATATTGTTCGGCATTAATTGCATTTATTGCTCTAATATTAATCATTAGTTTGAAAAAGGTTCGAAATGATTAA
- a CDS encoding alpha/beta hydrolase, giving the protein MAFLSLNYKSKTIGKDQTLSVILPEDDSYFDSKAQPKQLKSLMLLHGLSSDSTSYVRYTSIERYANEHQLAIIMPSADHSFYSNMKYGHSYYDYILEVYDYVHQVLPLSRERKDNFIAGHSMGGYGTMKYALTQGARFAKACSLSAVFKAETFMYINWPDFSPEAIAGTNKQTQGTDLDLYHLVDQAAESKMQLPELLIMCGRTDELFDENVRFIHYLDDKGIDYQFKDEPGNHDYAYWDHAIKQAIEWMVES; this is encoded by the coding sequence ATGGCGTTTTTATCATTAAATTATAAATCAAAGACGATTGGTAAAGATCAAACATTGTCTGTAATCTTACCTGAAGATGATAGTTATTTTGATAGTAAAGCCCAACCGAAACAATTGAAATCGTTAATGCTATTACATGGATTATCGAGTGATTCAACGTCTTATGTAAGATATACAAGTATAGAACGTTATGCGAATGAGCATCAATTAGCCATCATCATGCCAAGTGCAGATCATAGTTTTTACAGCAATATGAAATATGGCCATAGTTATTATGATTATATATTAGAAGTTTATGACTATGTGCACCAAGTGCTGCCATTGTCACGTGAACGTAAAGATAATTTTATCGCAGGTCATTCAATGGGCGGTTATGGCACAATGAAATATGCTTTAACCCAAGGTGCTCGTTTTGCAAAAGCTTGTAGCTTATCGGCAGTGTTTAAGGCTGAAACGTTTATGTATATTAACTGGCCTGACTTTTCACCTGAGGCAATTGCAGGAACTAACAAACAAACGCAAGGCACTGACCTTGATTTATATCATCTTGTTGATCAAGCGGCAGAATCAAAAATGCAGTTACCTGAATTATTAATTATGTGTGGTCGCACAGATGAATTGTTTGATGAAAATGTTCGGTTTATACATTACTTAGATGACAAAGGCATTGATTATCAATTTAAAGATGAACCTGGGAATCACGATTATGCTTATTGGGATCATGCTATTAAACAAGCAATCGAATGGATGGTAGAAAGTTAA
- a CDS encoding ABC transporter permease yields the protein MSNTALVLTGLLLLFPIIVSYKEKLHIIKDLLIATLRAVVQLVILGYLLHFIFNVNQKWLLVLFVLIIIINASWNTISRASSVMHHVFWISFVSIFIGVTLPLIGVVLTGAIDFKPNEIIPVAGMLGSNGLIAINLAYQNLDREFVKEMSQIESKLALGANPKLSSKATIRQSIKTAIVPTIDSVKTYGIVSIPGMMTGLIIGGVDPLDAVKFQLMVVFIHTTATIMSALIATYLSYRQFFNNRHQLIARDLVNEK from the coding sequence TTTATTATTACTCTTTCCTATAATTGTATCTTACAAAGAGAAATTACATATCATCAAAGATTTATTAATCGCTACACTAAGAGCAGTCGTACAACTTGTCATCTTAGGTTACTTACTGCATTTTATTTTTAATGTAAACCAAAAATGGTTACTTGTGTTATTCGTACTTATCATCATTATTAATGCTTCCTGGAATACAATCAGTCGTGCGTCTTCAGTGATGCATCATGTGTTCTGGATTTCTTTTGTATCTATCTTTATAGGTGTGACCTTACCTTTAATAGGTGTCGTACTTACAGGCGCTATTGATTTTAAACCGAATGAAATTATTCCTGTAGCCGGTATGTTAGGTAGTAATGGCTTGATTGCGATTAACCTAGCTTATCAAAATCTTGATAGAGAATTTGTTAAAGAAATGAGTCAAATTGAGTCTAAATTAGCATTAGGTGCAAATCCTAAATTATCTTCAAAAGCAACAATTAGACAATCTATTAAGACAGCAATCGTACCAACGATTGATTCGGTGAAAACGTACGGTATTGTGTCTATCCCAGGTATGATGACCGGTTTAATTATAGGCGGAGTCGATCCGTTAGATGCCGTCAAATTCCAATTAATGGTTGTGTTTATTCATACAACAGCAACGATTATGTCAGCCCTGATTGCGACATACCTCAGTTATAGACAATTCTTTAATAACCGTCATCAACTCATTGCTAGAGATTTAGTTAATGAAAAATAA
- a CDS encoding betaine/proline/choline family ABC transporter ATP-binding protein (Members of the family are the ATP-binding subunit of ABC transporters for substrates such as betaine, L-proline or other amino acids, choline, carnitine, etc. The substrate specificity is best determined from the substrate-binding subunit, rather than this subunit, as it interacts with the permease subunit and not with substrate directly.), which yields MLSIENLTKIYSGGKKAVDNISLDIESGEFIAFIGTSGSGKTTALRMINRMIEATDGKISINGQDVRKMNPVELRRKIGYVIQQIGLMPHMTIKENIVLVPKLLKWSQEKKDQKAKELIKLVDLPESFLERYPSQLSGGQQQRIGVVRALAAEQDIILMDEPFGALDPITRDTLQDLVKELQQKLGKTFIFVTHDMDEAIKLADKICIMSEGQVVQFDTPDNILRNPANDFVRNFIGQNRLIQDRPNMRTVEDAMIKPVTVNVDSTLDEAVTVMREKRVDTLFVTGKHQRLLGYLDIEDINQGLRAQKELIDTMQRDIYRVRIDSKLQDSVRTILKRNVRNVPVVDRDEETLIGLITRANLVDIVYDSIWGEPSDTTHDDGIVDPVHEGDVRP from the coding sequence ATGTTAAGTATTGAAAATTTAACTAAGATTTATAGCGGTGGAAAAAAGGCCGTCGACAATATTTCTTTAGATATTGAATCCGGTGAATTCATTGCTTTTATTGGTACCAGTGGGAGCGGTAAGACAACTGCATTACGAATGATTAATAGAATGATTGAAGCTACAGACGGAAAAATTTCGATTAATGGACAAGATGTGCGAAAGATGAACCCTGTCGAATTACGCAGAAAGATTGGCTATGTTATTCAACAAATCGGGCTTATGCCGCATATGACGATTAAAGAAAATATTGTCCTCGTACCTAAATTATTGAAATGGTCTCAAGAAAAGAAAGATCAAAAAGCGAAAGAACTTATTAAACTCGTAGATTTACCTGAGTCCTTTTTAGAACGTTATCCTTCTCAATTATCAGGAGGTCAACAACAACGTATAGGTGTTGTACGTGCGCTCGCAGCAGAACAAGATATCATCTTAATGGATGAGCCATTTGGTGCACTTGATCCAATTACTCGAGACACATTACAAGATTTAGTGAAAGAACTTCAACAAAAGTTAGGTAAAACATTTATATTTGTAACCCATGATATGGATGAAGCGATTAAGTTAGCTGACAAGATATGTATTATGTCAGAAGGGCAAGTCGTACAATTTGATACACCAGATAATATTTTACGTAATCCTGCAAATGACTTTGTACGCAACTTTATCGGTCAAAATCGTTTGATTCAAGATAGACCTAATATGCGTACTGTTGAGGATGCGATGATTAAACCAGTCACAGTGAACGTTGATAGTACATTAGACGAAGCGGTTACAGTGATGAGAGAAAAACGTGTAGATACGTTATTTGTCACTGGTAAACATCAGAGGTTACTCGGATATCTGGATATTGAAGACATCAATCAAGGTTTACGTGCTCAAAAAGAACTTATTGATACGATGCAACGAGATATTTATCGTGTGAGAATAGATAGTAAATTACAAGATTCGGTAAGAACTATTTTAAAAAGAAATGTGCGAAACGTGCCTGTGGTTGATCGTGATGAAGAAACGCTCATAGGTTTAATTACAAGAGCGAATTTAGTAGATATCGTTTATGACAGTATTTGGGGAGAACCTAGTGATACAACTCATGACGATGGCATTGTTGACCCAGTACATGAAGGGGATGTCCGACCATGA